In one window of Pseudomonas benzenivorans DNA:
- a CDS encoding LysR substrate-binding domain-containing protein: MKALVAFEASYRLGSMTAAAQEQGTTQPVISQRIRVLEDSIGRVLFDRSGNRLTPTEQGRFLYGELAGALASINTAVAKLRDEAQAVEPSLSIAANFGFAHAWLLPRMGALQQAFPRYRFEIAPADSESALEMAEADIAIRFGQLGSCRHNEVQLAQEVVFPICSPAFARRHGLAGRVDEAVLARVPLLHMDQNNPRWLDWARWCSLAGLAPVADAARFKFNNYPLLLGAALQGEGLALGWSELVQQPLAEGRLLALQPRVVRRDHGYLLASKHRNSSLLQPVIEWFQAEFAQAALS, translated from the coding sequence ATGAAAGCCTTGGTCGCGTTCGAGGCGTCCTATCGCCTGGGCTCCATGACGGCCGCCGCTCAGGAGCAGGGCACCACGCAGCCGGTGATTTCACAGCGCATCCGCGTGCTGGAGGACAGCATCGGGCGGGTGTTGTTCGACCGTTCCGGCAACAGGCTGACGCCCACCGAACAGGGCCGTTTCCTCTACGGCGAGCTGGCCGGCGCGCTGGCGAGCATCAATACGGCGGTGGCAAAACTGCGTGACGAGGCCCAGGCCGTCGAGCCGAGCCTGTCGATCGCCGCCAATTTCGGTTTTGCCCATGCCTGGCTGCTGCCCCGGATGGGCGCCTTGCAGCAGGCGTTTCCCCGTTACCGCTTCGAGATTGCCCCGGCGGACTCCGAGTCGGCCCTGGAAATGGCCGAGGCGGACATCGCCATCCGCTTCGGCCAATTGGGCAGTTGTCGGCACAACGAGGTGCAGCTCGCTCAGGAGGTGGTGTTCCCCATCTGCAGCCCGGCTTTCGCCCGGCGCCATGGCTTGGCCGGTCGCGTGGACGAGGCGGTGCTGGCGCGGGTGCCGCTGCTGCACATGGATCAGAACAACCCGCGCTGGCTCGACTGGGCCCGCTGGTGCAGCCTGGCGGGCCTGGCGCCCGTCGCGGATGCGGCACGCTTCAAGTTCAACAATTACCCGTTGCTGCTGGGGGCGGCGCTGCAGGGCGAGGGCTTGGCGCTAGGCTGGTCGGAGCTGGTGCAGCAGCCGCTCGCCGAAGGCCGGCTGCTGGCGCTGCAACCCCGGGTGGTCCGGCGTGATCACGGTTACCTGCTGGCCAGCAAGCACCGCAACAGCAGCCTGCTCCAGCCGGTTATCGAGTGGTTCCAGGCCGAGTTCGCGCAGGCCGCGCTGAGCTGA
- a CDS encoding RidA family protein translates to MKQAVKTQLFPSKAPLEWAVIGNGTLYTAQIPIDAQGQVVPGGIEAQTRQTLDNLKHTLECAGLGLDAVTQVLIYVTDRSYLATVNALYAEYFQAPYPNRAAMVIAGLAREEMLVELVVYAAA, encoded by the coding sequence ATGAAACAGGCCGTGAAGACCCAGCTGTTTCCGTCCAAGGCCCCGCTGGAGTGGGCGGTGATCGGCAACGGCACCCTGTACACCGCGCAGATCCCCATCGACGCCCAGGGCCAGGTGGTGCCCGGCGGCATCGAGGCGCAGACCCGGCAGACCCTGGACAACCTCAAGCACACCCTCGAATGCGCGGGGCTGGGTCTGGACGCCGTGACCCAGGTGCTGATCTACGTCACCGACCGCAGCTACCTGGCCACGGTCAATGCGCTCTACGCCGAATACTTCCAGGCGCCTTACCCGAATCGTGCCGCCATGGTCATCGCCGGCCTGGCGCGCGAGGAAATGCTGGTGGAACTGGTGGTCTACGCGGCCGCCTGA
- a CDS encoding HD domain-containing protein, whose protein sequence is MHSVNFTQMKDGTREEYHFLERLENEFNQNLPERILKALAALEHSLSGYRVSRLQHSLQSAARAEADGADEDMIVGALIHDIGDDLAPYNHSQLAAAVIRPYVRGEVTWVLHHHGLFQNYYYAHHFGGDRHERDRYQDHPAYQLCVDFCEKWDQASFDPSYPTPDLEYFRPMVQRVFSRKPFDPAVIGEEYSLV, encoded by the coding sequence ATGCACAGCGTGAACTTCACTCAGATGAAAGACGGCACGCGCGAGGAGTACCACTTCCTCGAGCGCCTGGAAAACGAGTTCAACCAGAACCTGCCGGAGCGCATTCTCAAGGCCCTGGCCGCACTGGAGCACAGCCTGAGCGGCTACCGGGTGAGCCGCTTGCAGCACTCGCTGCAGAGCGCGGCCCGGGCCGAGGCCGACGGGGCCGACGAGGACATGATCGTCGGTGCCCTGATCCATGACATCGGCGATGACCTGGCCCCCTACAACCACTCGCAACTGGCGGCGGCAGTCATCCGGCCCTATGTGCGTGGCGAGGTCACCTGGGTGCTGCATCACCATGGCCTGTTCCAGAACTACTACTACGCGCACCACTTCGGCGGCGATCGCCACGAGCGCGACAGGTACCAGGATCACCCGGCCTACCAGCTGTGTGTGGATTTCTGCGAGAAGTGGGACCAGGCGTCGTTCGACCCCAGCTACCCGACCCCGGACCTGGAATACTTCCGGCCTATGGTCCAGCGCGTCTTCAGCCGCAAACCCTTCGACCCTGCGGTGATAGGCGAAGAATATTCGCTGGTGTGA
- a CDS encoding diguanylate cyclase, whose translation MTANYGIGPGPYDLGGRRARLLVVDDEPVFVRLIHQLFSAEHEVFMATSGEQALDMCASSVPDLILLDVMMPGMDGRELCRRLKKLPEAQAIPVIFVTARESLDEETACWAAGGVDFVSKPFNPLTLRNRVNVHLALKFQTDRLREMAFVDGLTGIANRRQFEERLELEFRRCRRSGSPLALLMIDVDFFKPYNDRYGHQAGDECLRQLASLLRASMSRPGDLVARYGGEEFVFLLPETDEAGARVIAQRLVDAVRRLNLEHLDSHVAPVVTISIGVAVLGADSSDSCEALIALADAQLYRAKKQGRGRVCCALSPADRDAAAQR comes from the coding sequence ATGACTGCAAACTACGGCATCGGGCCAGGCCCTTATGATCTTGGTGGTCGACGCGCACGCCTGTTGGTGGTCGATGACGAGCCGGTCTTCGTCCGGTTGATCCACCAGCTGTTTTCCGCCGAGCATGAGGTGTTCATGGCCACCAGCGGCGAGCAGGCCCTGGACATGTGCGCCAGCTCGGTACCGGACCTGATTCTGCTGGATGTCATGATGCCGGGTATGGACGGGCGGGAGCTGTGTCGGCGCCTGAAGAAGCTGCCGGAGGCCCAGGCGATCCCGGTGATCTTCGTCACCGCGCGTGAGTCCCTGGACGAGGAGACCGCCTGCTGGGCCGCCGGTGGAGTCGACTTCGTCAGCAAGCCCTTCAACCCGCTGACCTTGCGCAATCGGGTCAATGTCCACCTGGCGCTGAAGTTTCAGACCGATCGCCTGCGCGAGATGGCCTTCGTCGACGGCCTGACCGGCATCGCCAATCGTCGCCAGTTCGAGGAGCGGCTGGAGCTGGAGTTCCGCCGTTGCCGCCGCAGCGGCAGCCCGCTGGCGCTGTTGATGATCGATGTCGACTTCTTCAAGCCTTACAACGATCGTTATGGTCATCAGGCCGGTGACGAGTGCCTGCGTCAGCTCGCGTCGTTGCTGAGGGCGAGCATGAGCCGCCCCGGCGACCTGGTGGCGCGCTACGGCGGTGAGGAGTTTGTCTTCCTGCTGCCGGAAACGGACGAGGCGGGTGCACGCGTCATCGCGCAAAGGCTGGTGGATGCGGTGCGCCGGCTCAATCTGGAACACCTCGACTCCCATGTCGCCCCAGTGGTGACTATCAGCATCGGCGTGGCCGTGCTGGGGGCGGACTCGAGCGACAGCTGCGAAGCGCTCATTGCCCTGGCCGATGCTCAGCTCTATCGGGCCAAGAAGCAGGGACGCGGGCGCGTCTGCTGCGCCCTGAGCCCGGCGGATCGCGACGCTGCGGCGCAGCGCTGA
- a CDS encoding TauD/TfdA family dioxygenase, protein MNTIEFIFEQTRPAVHVRLRGELTELPALWLRERTQDPLQLDSKTQQRLFDSHAIDPDIVLRSVEPITATQAWLEFSDGHRSLYDCSRLGAELSQDDGLPTAIAWDSSLDQAAMRFHWPDMAAPTGFLAALETYLKHGFIILTGVPTASESILEVASKFGYLKETNFGRYFEVYSRPDANDLAYTGVHLGPHTDNPYRDPVPGIQLLHCLINETSGGLSTLVDSVRVVSELAATDPEGYRLLKDTAVKFRFIDRGTELVSHKPIIKTDAQGRTLGVHYSPRLDGLPLIPVEHMKAFHRARQRLGQLFCDPAYEIRFPLRAGELMLFDNSRVLHGRTGFDHSEGRRHLQGCYIDLDGPRERYASLHLQPETEKDAA, encoded by the coding sequence GTGAATACGATCGAGTTCATCTTCGAACAGACCCGCCCGGCGGTCCACGTCCGCCTCCGCGGCGAGCTAACCGAACTGCCTGCGCTGTGGCTGCGCGAACGCACCCAGGACCCGCTGCAGCTCGACAGCAAGACCCAGCAGCGGCTGTTCGACTCCCACGCGATCGACCCGGACATCGTCTTGCGCTCGGTCGAACCCATCACCGCGACACAAGCCTGGCTCGAGTTCAGCGATGGCCATCGCAGCCTGTACGACTGCTCGCGCCTGGGTGCGGAGCTGTCCCAGGACGACGGTTTACCGACCGCCATCGCCTGGGACAGCTCGCTCGACCAGGCCGCGATGCGCTTCCACTGGCCTGACATGGCCGCGCCTACTGGCTTTCTCGCGGCCCTCGAGACCTACCTGAAACACGGCTTCATCATCCTGACGGGAGTCCCCACCGCCTCCGAAAGCATCCTCGAAGTGGCCAGCAAGTTCGGTTACCTCAAGGAAACCAATTTCGGGCGCTACTTCGAGGTCTACTCCCGGCCCGACGCCAACGATCTGGCCTACACCGGCGTGCACCTGGGCCCCCATACCGACAATCCCTATCGCGATCCGGTGCCGGGCATACAGCTGCTGCACTGCCTGATCAATGAGACCTCCGGCGGCCTGTCGACCCTGGTGGACAGTGTTCGCGTGGTCAGTGAGCTGGCCGCGACAGACCCCGAAGGCTATCGCCTGCTCAAGGACACCGCGGTCAAGTTCCGTTTCATCGACCGGGGCACCGAGCTCGTCAGTCACAAGCCGATCATCAAGACCGATGCGCAGGGCCGCACGCTGGGCGTGCACTACAGCCCGCGCCTCGATGGCCTGCCGCTGATTCCTGTCGAGCACATGAAGGCCTTTCACCGGGCACGCCAGCGCCTCGGTCAGCTGTTCTGCGATCCGGCCTACGAGATCCGCTTTCCCCTGCGAGCCGGCGAACTGATGCTGTTCGATAACAGCCGGGTTCTGCACGGTCGTACCGGCTTCGATCACTCCGAGGGCCGCCGGCACCTGCAAGGCTGCTACATCGACCTAGATGGCCCGCGCGAGCGCTACGCCAGCCTCCACCTCCAGCCAGAAACCGAAAAGGACGCAGCCTGA
- a CDS encoding PAS domain-containing protein, with protein MGPIRANPLRALDWRWVFGALLLWGGLVSLVTGVAGRAEREHMLALLNYGLQSSSQLRLESLARQVDRRRHQVRLLAKLPPVFGLARASRNQGFDALEQISQEAWQRRLESIFSAFATTTPNVLQVSLIGVADGGRELARIVQRGGRVQVLDPSQLQRRGDSTYFREAVRLRNNEVFVSDIEQEPGSAEQQSSAVLTMRVAAPVIGDDGALFAIVLVELDASRLLASLRASPDERQLRVYVSTRDGDFLLHPDSGSGMAGSARTRRWQDEFRGADAPGERMQPVVLAPGTGAYAISRRMALNPGTGDERDLTLTLAMADTVVTAAVTRARWTAGLALLGGGLLVALLAIALHWQRRALHRSRTELAAIVAGSRDAIIGSSPDGLVTSWNPAAERLFGYPAEEAIGQRLAELIVPQAQVDEDRMLHLRVLGGEALPGVERMRRRQDGSLLSVSLTVSPLVDPSGDVVGLADTIRAIGAQPQAQAPAQALQTVHGHPAQEQVAGSAALAQAILAEAGHAVVATDLEGVVTLCNPAAERLLGYAAEELIGRQTPLWHDSQEVAQRAEVVSGELRQAPAPGLATLLGKSRRNLPNQQQWTLIRKDGSRVLVLLTITALRGEGGAIQGFVFTAVDIPRQVQGRREPPATENRPARTAEPATVATAPAADVGGATRASANASPRSRELAGLRLLLVEDNPTNQLVAQALLVSAGAEVEVASDGQAGVDAVEHAETPFDAVLMDIQMPGMDGYEATREIRRQHAPEQLPIIAMTANAMPDDRAAALAAGMNEHVGKPFELATLIAVIQGLTGRAAAVATPTPTPMAPLQASRAVLDSATALRRFDGNRAIYRRALTKFSADARAQLAELPTTLDEGCERLAARLHNLKGLAATLGAEVFASLAGEAGQLLAGDCTPDRWAALRAALEEAGREAVDAAEALLAQMQEEAAPTGAGMGEVLPREELLALRQLLEANNMDAVFAYDRLSAHYQDAASPLFAQLGEAIGRLDFSAAAEQCQVLLEGRERE; from the coding sequence GTGGGCCCAATCAGAGCCAATCCGTTACGCGCCCTCGATTGGCGGTGGGTGTTCGGTGCGCTGCTGCTGTGGGGAGGCTTGGTTAGCCTGGTGACCGGCGTTGCCGGGCGCGCCGAACGGGAGCACATGCTGGCCCTGTTGAACTACGGGCTGCAGTCGTCGAGTCAGCTGCGCCTGGAGTCCCTGGCGCGCCAGGTCGACCGACGCCGCCATCAGGTGCGCCTGCTCGCCAAGCTGCCGCCCGTTTTCGGCCTGGCGCGGGCCAGTCGCAATCAGGGTTTCGATGCGCTCGAGCAGATCTCCCAGGAAGCCTGGCAGCGGCGCCTGGAAAGCATCTTCTCCGCCTTCGCCACCACCACCCCCAACGTGCTTCAGGTCAGCCTGATCGGCGTCGCCGATGGGGGGCGCGAGTTAGCGCGGATCGTTCAGCGCGGCGGCCGGGTCCAGGTGCTGGACCCCTCCCAGCTACAGCGCAGGGGCGATAGTACCTATTTCCGGGAGGCCGTCAGGCTGCGCAACAACGAGGTGTTCGTCTCGGATATCGAGCAGGAGCCAGGGAGCGCCGAGCAACAGTCGTCGGCGGTGCTGACGATGCGGGTGGCGGCCCCGGTCATCGGCGACGATGGCGCGCTGTTCGCCATCGTGCTGGTCGAGTTGGATGCCAGCCGGCTGCTGGCCTCGCTACGAGCCAGCCCGGACGAGCGGCAGTTGCGGGTCTACGTGAGCACTCGGGACGGCGACTTCCTGCTGCATCCGGATTCCGGCAGCGGCATGGCGGGCAGCGCCCGAACCCGGCGTTGGCAGGACGAGTTCCGCGGAGCCGATGCGCCCGGGGAGCGCATGCAGCCGGTCGTATTGGCGCCAGGTACCGGCGCCTATGCCATCAGCCGCCGGATGGCGCTCAATCCGGGCACGGGCGATGAGCGTGACCTGACCCTCACCCTGGCCATGGCGGACACTGTCGTCACGGCCGCGGTGACCAGGGCGCGCTGGACTGCCGGGCTGGCGCTGCTCGGCGGTGGGCTGCTCGTCGCCCTGCTGGCCATCGCCCTGCATTGGCAGCGTCGGGCGCTGCACCGTAGCCGGACCGAGCTGGCGGCGATAGTGGCGGGCTCCCGGGATGCGATCATCGGCAGTTCGCCGGACGGCCTGGTCACCAGTTGGAATCCGGCGGCCGAGCGGCTGTTCGGCTACCCTGCCGAAGAGGCGATCGGTCAGCGTCTGGCCGAGCTGATAGTGCCCCAGGCGCAGGTCGACGAGGACCGCATGCTTCACCTGCGCGTCTTGGGCGGCGAAGCGCTGCCCGGCGTCGAGCGCATGCGTCGGCGTCAGGACGGTAGCCTGCTGTCGGTAAGCCTGACGGTCAGCCCCCTGGTCGACCCGTCTGGCGACGTGGTCGGGCTGGCCGACACCATCCGCGCTATCGGCGCGCAGCCCCAGGCACAGGCTCCTGCCCAGGCGCTGCAAACCGTGCATGGGCACCCGGCGCAGGAGCAGGTGGCAGGTTCCGCTGCCCTGGCCCAGGCGATCCTCGCCGAGGCCGGTCATGCCGTAGTCGCCACCGATTTGGAGGGCGTCGTCACCCTGTGCAACCCGGCCGCCGAGCGCTTGCTTGGCTACGCCGCCGAGGAGCTGATCGGCCGGCAGACGCCGCTCTGGCACGACTCGCAGGAAGTCGCGCAGCGTGCCGAGGTCGTCTCGGGAGAACTGCGGCAGGCGCCGGCACCGGGCTTGGCGACTTTGCTCGGCAAGTCCCGGCGCAACCTGCCCAACCAGCAACAGTGGACCCTGATTCGCAAGGATGGCTCGCGTGTCCTGGTGTTGCTGACGATTACCGCGTTGCGCGGTGAGGGGGGGGCCATCCAGGGCTTCGTCTTCACGGCCGTGGACATCCCGCGGCAAGTGCAGGGCCGGCGCGAGCCGCCGGCAACCGAGAACCGCCCGGCCAGGACCGCCGAGCCCGCCACTGTCGCGACAGCCCCGGCGGCGGACGTGGGCGGGGCGACCAGGGCCAGCGCAAACGCCAGCCCAAGGTCGCGGGAACTGGCCGGGCTGCGCCTGCTGCTGGTCGAGGACAATCCCACCAATCAACTGGTGGCCCAGGCGCTGCTGGTCAGCGCCGGGGCCGAGGTGGAGGTCGCCAGCGACGGCCAGGCCGGGGTCGACGCGGTCGAACATGCCGAGACGCCCTTCGATGCGGTGCTGATGGATATTCAGATGCCGGGCATGGATGGCTACGAGGCCACCCGGGAGATTCGCCGCCAGCATGCTCCCGAGCAGTTGCCGATCATCGCCATGACCGCCAACGCGATGCCGGACGACCGTGCCGCCGCGCTGGCGGCGGGGATGAACGAACATGTCGGCAAGCCGTTCGAGCTGGCGACTCTGATCGCGGTGATCCAGGGGCTGACCGGCCGGGCCGCGGCGGTGGCGACGCCCACGCCCACGCCCATGGCGCCGCTGCAGGCATCACGGGCCGTGCTCGACAGCGCCACTGCGTTGCGCCGCTTCGACGGCAACCGGGCGATCTACCGGCGGGCCCTGACCAAGTTCTCCGCCGATGCCCGGGCGCAGCTGGCCGAACTTCCGACTACGCTCGATGAAGGTTGCGAGCGACTCGCCGCCCGGTTGCACAACCTGAAGGGGCTCGCCGCCACCCTGGGTGCCGAGGTGTTCGCCTCACTGGCGGGTGAGGCCGGCCAGCTGCTCGCCGGCGACTGCACGCCCGATCGTTGGGCGGCGCTGCGCGCAGCGCTGGAGGAAGCCGGTCGCGAAGCGGTCGATGCGGCCGAGGCACTGCTCGCGCAGATGCAGGAGGAAGCGGCACCGACAGGTGCGGGCATGGGCGAAGTGCTACCGCGGGAGGAGCTGCTGGCGTTGAGGCAGCTGTTGGAGGCCAATAATATGGACGCAGTGTTCGCCTACGACCGGTTGAGCGCGCACTATCAGGACGCCGCTTCGCCCTTGTTCGCCCAACTCGGAGAGGCGATAGGGCGACTCGATTTCTCCGCGGCGGCGGAGCAGTGCCAGGTTTTGTTGGAAGGCAGGGAGAGGGAATGA
- a CDS encoding HAD family hydrolase — translation MALAIFDLDETLIAGDCASLWSAEMARLGWVDGASFLARDHELMALYAEGRLAMEDYMAFSLSPLVGRSVAKVAHVVEPFVEAVIEPLLYGDAVACLARHRTAGDRLLVISASAHFLVSAVAARLGIEEVLAIDLEQRHGCYSGHTQGVLTYREGKVSRLQAWLEQHGGALDDACFYSDSRNDLPLLQRVGRPHAVNPDPLLRMHAERAGWPILNWR, via the coding sequence ATGGCTCTGGCAATCTTCGATTTGGACGAAACCCTGATCGCCGGCGACTGCGCCAGCCTGTGGAGCGCGGAGATGGCCCGGCTCGGCTGGGTCGACGGCGCCAGCTTCCTGGCCCGCGACCACGAGCTGATGGCGCTGTACGCCGAGGGCCGGCTGGCCATGGAGGACTACATGGCCTTCAGCCTCTCGCCCCTGGTCGGGCGCAGCGTGGCGAAAGTGGCCCATGTGGTCGAACCCTTCGTCGAGGCTGTGATCGAACCGCTGCTGTACGGCGATGCCGTCGCCTGCCTGGCCCGACACCGTACGGCAGGCGACCGCCTGCTGGTGATCTCCGCCTCGGCGCACTTCCTGGTCAGCGCCGTCGCCGCCCGGCTGGGCATCGAAGAGGTGCTGGCCATCGACCTGGAACAGCGGCACGGCTGCTACAGCGGCCACACCCAGGGCGTGCTGACCTACCGCGAGGGCAAGGTCAGCCGCCTGCAGGCGTGGCTGGAACAGCATGGCGGCGCCCTGGACGACGCCTGCTTCTACTCCGACTCGCGCAACGACCTGCCGCTGCTGCAACGGGTCGGCCGCCCCCACGCGGTCAACCCCGATCCGCTGCTGCGCATGCATGCCGAACGCGCCGGCTGGCCGATACTGAACTGGCGTTAG
- a CDS encoding ABC transporter ATP-binding protein — protein sequence MSYLSIRGLHKRYGATPIFSDIHCEIGQGEFVTLLGPSGCGKSTLLRCIAGLTEVDGGQILLGGEDLVPLAPQKRGIGMVFQSYALFPNMTVRGNVAFGLRMQQVDKAQSRRRVDEALEMVELGEFAERYPHQLSGGQCQRVALARSLVTRPRLLLLDEPLSALDARIRKHLREQIRSIQQELGLTTLFVTHDQEEALVMSDRICLMNAGQIVQSGDAETLYTAPVDAFAAGFIGNYNLLDANSASRLLGRPVAGRIAIRPEAIVLGGQGGIEAQVRGHSLLGNVIRYRVEARGVELLVDVLNRSAADLHPSGQTVALNIDAHAIREVA from the coding sequence ATGAGTTACCTCTCCATCCGCGGGCTGCACAAGCGCTACGGTGCCACCCCGATCTTCAGCGACATCCACTGCGAAATCGGCCAGGGCGAGTTCGTCACCCTGCTCGGCCCCTCCGGCTGCGGCAAGTCCACCCTGCTGCGCTGCATCGCCGGCCTCACCGAGGTGGACGGCGGGCAGATCCTCCTCGGCGGCGAGGACCTGGTGCCCCTGGCGCCGCAGAAGCGCGGCATCGGCATGGTGTTCCAGAGCTACGCCCTGTTTCCCAACATGACGGTGCGGGGCAACGTCGCCTTCGGCCTGCGCATGCAGCAGGTGGACAAGGCGCAGAGCCGCCGCCGCGTGGACGAAGCCCTGGAGATGGTCGAACTGGGGGAGTTCGCCGAGCGCTACCCGCACCAGCTCTCCGGCGGCCAGTGCCAGCGGGTGGCCCTGGCCCGCTCGCTGGTCACCCGTCCGCGCCTGCTGCTGCTCGACGAGCCGTTGTCGGCGCTGGACGCGCGCATCCGCAAACACCTGCGCGAGCAGATCCGCAGCATCCAGCAGGAACTGGGCCTGACCACCCTCTTCGTCACCCACGACCAGGAGGAAGCGCTGGTGATGAGCGACCGCATCTGCCTGATGAACGCCGGCCAGATCGTCCAGAGCGGCGACGCCGAGACCCTCTACACCGCCCCCGTCGATGCCTTCGCCGCCGGCTTCATCGGCAACTACAACCTGCTCGACGCCAACAGCGCCAGCCGCCTGCTCGGCCGGCCGGTGGCCGGGCGCATCGCCATCCGCCCGGAGGCCATCGTCCTCGGCGGCCAGGGCGGCATCGAGGCCCAGGTGCGCGGCCACAGCCTGCTCGGCAACGTCATCCGCTACCGGGTCGAGGCCCGCGGCGTGGAGCTGCTGGTGGACGTGCTCAATCGCTCGGCGGCCGACCTGCACCCCAGCGGCCAGACCGTCGCCCTGAACATCGACGCCCACGCCATCCGCGAGGTGGCCTGA